From Lagenorhynchus albirostris chromosome 10, mLagAlb1.1, whole genome shotgun sequence, the proteins below share one genomic window:
- the HEMK1 gene encoding MTRF1L release factor glutamine methyltransferase isoform X9 produces the protein MLRALLSGLGWRGGIWGCTFSSRQPHLPPARLLSATELVSHWTVVFEKRGIPEARESSEYIVAHVLGAKTFQSLRPGLWTQPLTPWQLQYVQELSSYRLQRMPVQYILGEWDFQGLSLKMAPPVFIPRPETEELVEWVLEEVTQGPRVVGAQGGPLILEVGCGSGAISLSLLSKLPQSRVIAVDKGEAAICLAHENAQRLRLQDRIRIIPFDVTLDGSWAHLLPWGPVDLVVSNPPYVFHRDMEKLAPEILSYEDPLALDGGEEGMDIITHILALAPRLLKDSGYGWGVS, from the exons ATGCTGAGGGCCCTCCTATCtggcctggggtggaggggaggcatTTGGGGCTGCACCTTCAGCTCACGGCAACCCCATCTGCCTCCGGCTCGGTTGTTGAGTGCCACAGAACTGGTCAGCCACTGGACAGTAGTCTTTGAGAAAAGGGGCATCCCTGAGGCCCGGGAATCCAGTGAGTACATCGTGGCTCATGTCCTGGGAGCCAAAACA TTTCAGAGCCTGAGGCCAGGACTTTGGACCCAGCCCCTGACCCCTTGGCAGTTACAGTATGTCCAGGAGCTGAGTAGCTACCGATTGCAAAG GATGCCTGTGCAGTACATCCTTGGTGAGTGGGACTTTCAGGGCCTCAGTCTGAAGATGGCACCCCCAGTGTTTATCCCTCGGCCAGAAACGGAG GAGCTGGTTGAATGGGTGCTGGAGGAGGTGACCCAAGGGCCCCGTGTGGTGGGAGCTCAAGGTGGCCCACTCATCCTGGAGGTGGGCTGTGGATCAGGAGCCATTTCCCTCAGCCTGCTGAGCAAGCTCCCCCAG AGCCGAGTCATTGCTGTGGACAAGGGAGAAGCCGCCATCTGCCTGGCCCATGAGAATGCTCAGAG GCTTCGGTTGCAGGACAGGATTCGGATCATCCCCTTCGATGTGACCTTAG ATGGGAGCTGGGCACATCTTCTACCCTGGGGCCCTGTGGACCTGGTCGTCAGCAACCCTCCCTACGTCTTCCACCGGGACATGGAGAAGCTGGCCCCTGAGATCCTCAG CTATGAAGATCCACTAGCCCTGGACGGTGGGGAGGAGGGCATGGACATCATTACCCACATCCTGGCCCTGGCACCTCGGCTCCTGAAGGACTCTGGGTATGGATGGGGTGTCTCCTGA